A portion of the Adhaeribacter radiodurans genome contains these proteins:
- the eboE gene encoding metabolite traffic protein EboE encodes MNIGQGYHLTYCTNIHPGETWAEVFESLKTYVLPIKAHLSPDKPFGIGLRLSDRASKDIITQNYLAEFKFWLQQNGLYIFTMNGFPFGGFHGQVVKDAVHHPDWTTEARLEYTQRLSRILAELLPEGMDGGISTSPLSYKPWLGNDPAHTEEILEQATTHMARLVESLYQLQQETGKTIHIDIEPEPDGLLENAAEFLNYYKSWLLPVTIDYLGTQLGLSADQAEKITKTHIQLCYDVCHFALAYEEPQTVLQQLAEAGIQVGKIQISAALKAQFSGDSEEREEIKQAFQPFVESTYLHQVLVKNADGSIVQYPDLPPALEHIQDAEATEWRTHFHVPIFVDRFNRLQSTQDEIIKTLQLLPDNPVTKHLEVETYTWGVLPGELKQDLGASIERELSWVLAQWPE; translated from the coding sequence ATGAATATCGGACAAGGCTACCATTTAACCTATTGCACCAACATCCATCCCGGCGAAACCTGGGCCGAAGTTTTCGAAAGTCTTAAAACCTACGTTTTACCTATTAAAGCCCATTTATCACCGGATAAACCCTTTGGAATTGGTTTGCGCCTTTCAGACCGGGCCAGTAAAGATATAATTACTCAAAACTATCTGGCCGAATTTAAATTCTGGCTCCAACAGAATGGCTTGTATATTTTTACCATGAACGGTTTTCCATTTGGCGGCTTTCACGGGCAAGTGGTAAAAGATGCCGTACATCATCCCGATTGGACGACTGAGGCTCGGCTCGAATACACCCAACGCTTGAGTCGTATACTGGCCGAATTACTTCCCGAAGGTATGGACGGCGGTATCTCCACCTCGCCGCTATCTTATAAACCCTGGCTGGGCAATGATCCGGCGCATACCGAAGAAATTTTAGAGCAAGCCACTACCCATATGGCTAGGCTGGTAGAAAGCTTATACCAACTGCAACAAGAAACCGGCAAAACCATTCATATTGATATAGAACCGGAACCCGACGGTTTACTGGAAAACGCCGCTGAATTTTTAAATTATTACAAAAGCTGGCTTTTACCGGTAACTATTGATTATCTGGGAACTCAACTTGGTTTATCAGCGGATCAGGCCGAAAAAATTACTAAAACGCACATTCAGTTGTGCTACGATGTGTGCCATTTTGCCTTGGCCTACGAAGAACCGCAAACTGTTTTGCAACAACTAGCAGAAGCAGGCATTCAAGTGGGTAAGATACAAATTAGTGCAGCTCTAAAAGCTCAATTTTCGGGCGATAGTGAAGAGCGCGAAGAAATAAAGCAAGCATTTCAGCCTTTCGTAGAATCTACTTACCTGCATCAGGTTTTAGTAAAAAATGCGGATGGTTCAATTGTGCAATACCCCGATTTACCTCCGGCACTGGAGCATATTCAGGATGCAGAGGCTACCGAATGGCGTACTCATTTTCACGTTCCTATTTTTGTAGATAGGTTTAACCGCCTGCAATCTACCCAAGACGAGATAATTAAAACCTTACAATTATTACCTGATAACCCGGTAACCAAACATTTAGAAGTAGAAACTTATACCTGGGGAGTTTTACCCGGTGAGCTAAAACAAGATTTGGGAGCTTCTATTGAGCGCGAACTATCCTGGGTATTAGCACAATGGCCAGAATAA
- a CDS encoding DEAD/DEAH box helicase, protein MEEKEAAPTITFEDFKLNRQLLNAVADAGYTTPTPVQQQTIPLITAGHDVMGVAQTGTGKTAAYLLPLLMKVKYAQGLHPRAIILSPTRELAMQIEESIRQLAKYTDLRFLAIYGGIGPKTQIEQIKKGLDILVATPGRLMEIYLKGDLVLKELKTLVLDEADKMMDMGFMPQIRSILEVIPRKRQNLLFSATMHPRLENLTAEFLEFPMKIEVTPSATPVETVSQVLYQIPNMQTKLNMLRYLFKDEETFTRVILFTRSKTNAEKVAAFVDDSARGTVRVIHGNKGQNTRINAMDAFRSGEVRFLVATDVASRGIDISGVSHVINVDVPIIYEDYVHRIGRTGRAEQEGASIIFATEAEMHHIREIEKIINMAIPEEPLPTEVEIAKTKFAEGQEMAKEIDKQKRRANPDFKGAFHEKKQHLHEGVIDKRTGKPFEEKKPTKIRGFRRNKS, encoded by the coding sequence ATGGAAGAGAAAGAAGCTGCCCCAACTATAACTTTTGAAGATTTTAAACTAAACCGCCAGTTGCTAAATGCCGTGGCCGATGCGGGTTATACCACCCCTACGCCCGTGCAACAGCAAACCATTCCGCTTATTACCGCCGGGCACGATGTAATGGGCGTGGCGCAAACAGGCACTGGTAAAACTGCCGCGTACCTATTGCCCTTGCTCATGAAAGTAAAGTACGCGCAAGGCCTGCACCCGCGAGCAATTATTTTATCCCCTACCCGCGAGTTGGCCATGCAAATAGAAGAGAGTATCCGGCAGTTGGCTAAATATACCGATTTACGCTTTTTAGCAATTTACGGTGGCATTGGACCTAAAACCCAAATTGAACAGATAAAAAAAGGCTTGGATATTCTGGTAGCTACGCCGGGGCGCTTAATGGAAATTTATTTAAAGGGCGATTTAGTTTTAAAAGAACTAAAAACCCTGGTACTCGACGAAGCTGATAAAATGATGGACATGGGATTTATGCCGCAAATACGGAGCATTCTGGAAGTAATTCCGCGTAAACGCCAGAATTTGCTATTCTCGGCTACCATGCACCCGCGCCTCGAAAATTTAACCGCTGAGTTTCTCGAATTTCCGATGAAAATAGAAGTAACTCCGTCGGCTACCCCCGTAGAAACGGTGTCGCAGGTATTATACCAGATTCCGAATATGCAAACGAAATTAAATATGCTGCGCTATTTATTTAAAGACGAGGAAACCTTTACCCGCGTTATTTTATTTACCCGCAGCAAAACCAACGCCGAAAAAGTAGCCGCATTTGTGGACGATAGCGCCCGCGGTACGGTACGGGTTATTCACGGTAACAAAGGCCAGAACACCCGTATTAACGCTATGGATGCTTTTAGAAGCGGCGAAGTTCGGTTTTTAGTGGCTACTGATGTAGCTTCCCGGGGTATTGATATATCGGGCGTGAGCCACGTGATAAACGTTGATGTGCCTATTATTTACGAAGATTACGTGCACCGTATTGGCCGCACCGGTCGGGCTGAGCAGGAAGGCGCTTCCATTATTTTTGCCACCGAAGCCGAAATGCACCACATCCGCGAAATTGAAAAAATTATTAATATGGCAATTCCGGAAGAACCGTTGCCGACCGAAGTAGAAATAGCGAAAACTAAATTTGCTGAAGGTCAGGAAATGGCCAAGGAAATCGATAAACAAAAGCGGCGGGCCAATCCGGACTTTAAAGGGGCCTTCCACGAGAAAAAGCAACACTTACACGAAGGCGTTATTGATAAGCGTACCGGTAAACCTTTTGAGGAGAAAAAACCTACTAAAATCCGGGGTTTCCGCCGGAATAAATCGTAA
- a CDS encoding dihydroorotase: MKTFLIKNAQVVNEGQIFEADVLVQEGRIARIAPDLNETADEVIDASGQYLLPGIIDDQVHFRDPGLTHKADIYTESRAAVAGGVTSFMEMPNTVPNTVTQELLEEKYALAAEKSLANYSFFMGATNDNLAEVLLTNPNTVCGIKIFMGSSTGNMLVDEASTLEQIFEKAQLLIAVHCEDEQTIRDNMTLYEEKYGDDIPVSCHPEIRNEAACFKSSYLATKLAQRYGTRLHILHISTEEELALFQNHVPLAEKKITAEVCVHHLYFDKADYETLGTQIKCNPAVKEARHKKALLEGLLDNRLDIIATDHAPHTWDEKQNIYKKSPSGVPLVQHSLHTMLEFYHEGKISLERIVEKMCHAPAICFQVRHRGFIREGYYADLVLVDLNQTHTVSKDTLYYKCQWSPFEGKTFKSVITHSFVSGHLAYANGQFNETKFGERLLFDREIMKKNFSETLNN; this comes from the coding sequence ATGAAAACCTTTCTGATTAAAAATGCCCAGGTTGTAAACGAAGGTCAGATTTTTGAGGCCGATGTGTTGGTTCAAGAGGGTAGGATAGCCCGCATAGCTCCCGATTTAAATGAAACAGCGGATGAAGTAATCGATGCTTCCGGCCAGTATTTATTACCGGGAATAATCGACGACCAGGTTCATTTCCGCGACCCTGGCCTGACGCATAAAGCCGATATTTACACCGAATCAAGGGCGGCTGTAGCCGGTGGGGTTACTTCTTTCATGGAAATGCCCAATACCGTACCGAATACCGTTACTCAGGAATTGCTCGAAGAAAAATATGCCTTGGCGGCTGAGAAATCGCTGGCAAATTATTCTTTTTTCATGGGTGCCACCAACGATAACCTGGCCGAAGTACTACTCACCAACCCTAATACGGTTTGCGGTATTAAAATATTCATGGGTTCTTCTACGGGTAATATGCTGGTAGATGAAGCAAGTACTCTGGAGCAAATATTCGAGAAAGCACAATTGTTAATTGCGGTACACTGCGAAGACGAGCAAACCATCCGGGATAACATGACTTTGTACGAAGAAAAATACGGCGACGACATTCCGGTAAGTTGCCATCCGGAGATTAGAAATGAGGCCGCTTGTTTTAAATCGTCGTACTTAGCTACTAAACTGGCTCAGAGATACGGTACCCGATTGCATATTCTGCATATTTCCACGGAAGAAGAACTGGCTTTATTTCAGAACCATGTTCCTTTGGCCGAGAAAAAAATTACCGCTGAAGTGTGCGTGCATCATTTGTATTTTGATAAAGCCGATTACGAAACTTTGGGTACGCAAATTAAATGCAACCCAGCGGTAAAAGAAGCACGCCACAAAAAAGCTTTACTGGAAGGTTTACTAGATAACCGGTTGGATATAATTGCTACTGACCACGCGCCGCATACCTGGGACGAAAAGCAAAATATTTACAAAAAATCGCCTTCGGGGGTACCTTTGGTGCAGCATTCTTTACATACCATGCTCGAATTTTACCACGAGGGCAAAATAAGTTTAGAGCGGATTGTAGAAAAAATGTGTCATGCGCCGGCTATATGTTTTCAGGTGCGGCACCGGGGCTTTATCCGGGAAGGTTATTACGCTGATTTAGTGTTGGTTGATTTAAACCAAACGCATACGGTTAGTAAAGATACTCTTTATTACAAGTGCCAATGGTCACCGTTTGAAGGGAAAACATTTAAGTCGGTAATTACACATAGCTTTGTTTCGGGGCATTTGGCTTATGCGAATGGGCAGTTTAACGAAACCAAGTTCGGCGAGCGTTTATTGTTTGACCGGGAAATTATGAAGAAAAATTTTTCCGAAACGTTGAATAATTAA
- a CDS encoding PfkB family carbohydrate kinase, which translates to MSLLVVGSVAFDALETPFGKTDKILGGAGMFIALAASNFVKPINLVSVVGGDFLKSDIAMLEEHGVNTEGLQIKENEKSFFWKGRYFNDMNSRETLITELNVLGDFDPVVPESYQDCSYLMLGNLAPQVQRQVIERLRNRPKLIVLDTMNFWMNIALDDLMQTIALVDVLSINDEEARQLSGDYSLRKAAKKIMAMGPKFLIIKKGEHGALLFHQDQVFFAPALPLEEVFDPTGAGDTFAGGFIGYLAKTHDYSFENMKRAVIHGSALASFCVEKFGPERIIGLTEAEVQDRVQQFVSLASFVI; encoded by the coding sequence ATGAGTTTACTTGTTGTAGGTTCGGTTGCTTTTGATGCGCTGGAAACCCCTTTCGGAAAAACAGATAAAATATTAGGCGGAGCCGGAATGTTTATTGCTTTAGCTGCTTCTAATTTTGTGAAGCCAATAAATCTGGTGTCGGTAGTAGGGGGCGATTTTTTGAAATCGGATATTGCTATGCTCGAGGAACATGGCGTTAATACTGAAGGTTTGCAGATAAAAGAAAACGAAAAATCGTTTTTTTGGAAAGGCCGCTACTTTAACGACATGAACAGTCGCGAAACGTTGATTACCGAATTAAACGTACTCGGCGATTTTGACCCGGTTGTTCCCGAAAGTTACCAGGACTGCTCATATTTAATGTTGGGCAATCTGGCTCCCCAGGTACAACGCCAGGTAATCGAACGTTTGCGCAATCGCCCGAAACTCATTGTATTGGATACCATGAACTTCTGGATGAACATTGCCCTGGATGATTTGATGCAAACCATTGCTTTAGTAGATGTTCTAAGCATTAACGACGAAGAGGCGCGCCAGTTATCCGGTGATTATTCGTTAAGAAAAGCCGCCAAGAAAATTATGGCAATGGGCCCGAAATTTCTGATTATTAAAAAAGGAGAACATGGCGCCTTATTATTTCACCAGGATCAGGTGTTCTTTGCGCCGGCCTTACCGTTAGAAGAAGTGTTTGACCCAACCGGAGCGGGTGATACTTTTGCGGGTGGTTTTATTGGCTATTTGGCAAAAACGCATGATTATTCATTCGAAAACATGAAGCGGGCTGTTATTCATGGTTCTGCTTTGGCTTCGTTTTGCGTAGAGAAGTTTGGACCGGAACGGATTATTGGTTTAACGGAGGCCGAAGTACAGGATCGGGTACAACAATTTGTAAGCCTGGCCTCGTTTGTAATTTAA
- a CDS encoding DMT family transporter: MPKEIYYVIAFIAGSGIAVQSGANAQLRLLVNNPLVTALISFLVGAVALVILVIATASKELPSGQVLTHIAWWKWLGGIMGAFYIVSVVITAPKIGAANTLGFVMAGQLLFAVLFDHFGWLGFQTHPVSPLRILGVALLLLGIYLIQKY; this comes from the coding sequence ATGCCAAAAGAAATTTACTACGTCATTGCTTTTATTGCCGGATCTGGAATAGCAGTACAATCGGGGGCTAATGCCCAACTTCGGCTGCTGGTAAATAACCCTTTAGTAACTGCCTTAATTTCTTTTTTAGTGGGAGCGGTTGCTTTAGTTATTTTAGTAATTGCTACTGCCTCTAAGGAGTTACCCTCGGGGCAGGTCTTAACGCACATTGCCTGGTGGAAATGGTTAGGTGGTATTATGGGGGCTTTTTATATTGTGTCGGTGGTTATTACAGCACCCAAAATTGGAGCGGCCAATACTTTGGGCTTTGTGATGGCCGGTCAGTTATTATTTGCCGTTTTGTTTGATCATTTTGGTTGGCTGGGATTTCAAACTCACCCAGTTAGTCCACTGCGGATTTTAGGAGTCGCCTTGCTGTTGCTGGGGATTTATCTTATTCAAAAATATTAA
- a CDS encoding cupin domain-containing protein — protein MIKNLANAEHYSWGNNCEGWHLVKTPQLSIIQERMPAGAAEKIHYHRVAQQFFYIISGTATFLVNGAMYTVQAQNGLHILPGQHHQILNHTTNDLLFTVTSQPTSHGDRLELE, from the coding sequence ATGATCAAAAACCTGGCAAACGCCGAACATTATAGCTGGGGCAATAATTGCGAAGGCTGGCACTTAGTAAAAACGCCGCAATTAAGTATTATTCAGGAACGCATGCCGGCTGGTGCCGCGGAGAAAATACATTATCACCGGGTGGCACAGCAGTTTTTTTACATTATCTCGGGTACGGCCACTTTTCTGGTGAATGGCGCAATGTATACCGTTCAAGCGCAAAATGGCCTACATATTTTACCCGGCCAGCACCACCAAATTTTAAACCACACCACTAACGATTTACTTTTCACGGTTACGTCGCAGCCAACAAGTCACGGCGACCGTTTAGAATTAGAATAA